In a single window of the Lagenorhynchus albirostris chromosome 19, mLagAlb1.1, whole genome shotgun sequence genome:
- the SLC7A6OS gene encoding probable RNA polymerase II nuclear localization protein SLC7A6OS has translation MEAGMTAVLRVKRKRSAEPAEALVLACKRLCSSLVESGAQKTPPEDLERAAENNVFQLVATVRSQEEPVQPLVRAALRPSQGSQQRIRRHLRASAREIRQNGRYRVVSSRRSSGIPSGGLGSEDAPGSPEAAEDAGFQLLDLVHEEGDPEAAAISCKTSDPDVILCNSVELIRERLTLSEDGPRVGYQEEQKDNYVYDIYYLDMATPGWIENILSVQPYSQEWELVNDDQQPEDIYEDEDDENSENNWRNEYPEEENSNGDEDSRVSDDYNSLSEEEGDNRGPQMWSKYPLDVQKEFGYDSPHDLDSD, from the exons ATGGAGGCCGGCATGACAGCGGTCCTCCGCGTGAAGCGGAAACGCAGTGCGGAACCCGCTGAGGCACTTGTCCTTGCCTGTAAACGCCTCTGCTCCAGCCTAGTTGAGTCGGGAGCCCAAAAGACGCCTCCGGAGGATCTGGAGAGAGCAGCAGAAAATAATGTCTTCCAGTTGGTGGCCACCGTGCGCTCCCAG GAGGAGCCAGTACAGCCGCTTGTGCGAGCCGCCCTGCGCCCGTCCCAGGGCAGCCAGCAGCGTATCCGCCGTCATCTCCGTGCGTCGGCTCGGGAGATCCGGCAGAACGGCCGCTACAGGGTAGTCTCTAGCCGCCGATCCTCGGGAATTCCTTCGGGCGGCTTGGGGTCCGAGGACGCGCCGGGAAGCCCAGAAGCCGCCGAGGACGCAGGCTTCCAGCTGTTGGACCTGGTCCACGAGGAAGGAGACCCAGAGGCCGCCGCGATCTCCTGCAAA ACATCTGACCCAGATGTGATCCTCTGCAATTCTGTAGAGTTGATCCGTGAGCGGTTGACTTTATCTGAAGATGGACCAAGAGTTGGGTACCAGGAGGAACAGAAGGACAACTATGTGTATGACATTTACTATTTGGACATGGCCACTCCAGGATGGATTGAGAACATCCTCTCTGTGCAGCCCTATAGCCAAGAGTGGGAGTTG GTGAATGATGACCAACAACCAGAGGACATTtatgaagatgaagatgatgaGAACAGTGAGAATAATTGGCGCAATGAGTACCCAGAGGAGGAGAACAGTAACGGAGATGAAGATTCCAGAG TCTCTGATGATTACAACAGCCTCAGTGAAGAAGAAGGAGACAACAGAGGACCACAGATGTGGAGCAAATACCCTTTGGATGTGCAGAAGGAATTTGGCTATGACAGCCCCCATGACCTGGATTCAGACTAA